From the Kribbella sp. CA-293567 genome, the window CGATCGAGCGCATGAATCCTCCAGATAGATGATCAAATCCCGCTCACCGTACCCGCCTACGCCCGGGAGCACTCACTCGTAAGTTGCCGGAAGCACGGAAGAGGATCGCGGAGGTACTTTACAAGCATTCAACTATGCCTAAATACTTTGAAAGTAACGACCAGGGCGTTACTATCCAAGTAATTGGGAGGTGAGATGATGCGCGCACTCGACGTCTTGGAAACGTTGGAGCTGCTGGGTTCCGGCCGCTGGGGCCTGGTGACGACGATTCAGGCAGCTGAAGCCGGGGTGTCCAAGATGCAGCTGTCACGCCTCACCGACCGTGGCACCTTGCACCGGGTTCGTCACGGCGTCTACGCGCTCCCTTCAGCCGAGACCGGACCACTACAGGGCCTACATGCAGCCTGGCTCGCCACCGGCAGTCAGCCGGCCGGAAACCAGCCGCTGACCGTAGTGTCCGGCGAGTCCGCGGCAGCCGTGCACGGACTCGGAGACCTCCTACCCTCCACGTACGAGTTCACCACCGCAGTACGCCGGCAGACCACGCAGCCGGACATCCGATATCGCAAGCGCGATCTGCCGGACGATGACGTCATCCAAGTCGATGGGCTCCCCGTCACCACTGCCGCCCGCACCATCAACGACCTGGCCACTGGCAGTACTGACTTCGACCACCTCGCCACAGTAGTCCGCGACGCCATCAGCATCGCCAACGTCCCTCCCCTGGCCCTCGTCCGGGCACTCGAACCAGCAGCCGAACGATTCGGAGTTCCAGACGGCGTCGCCCTACTTTCCGCAGCGCTGAAAGCAACCGGATACCAACCTGACCTCCAAAACCTGGAGTTGTCCCCGGCGCTGCGCGAGAGCGTCCTGCAAGCTCTCGCGCCTCAACTCAAGAGCGCTGTCAGCGAAGCCGTGGCCGAGCAGCTCCGTCAACTGACGACGCAGAAGGAAAGAACCACGAAACGCCGTCCGCCCGCAGGAGAAATTGGCCAACGATGACGTCGTTGACCCGTTAACCACCTGCACAGGGACACGCACACCAGACGGGACAGCAGCCGCGCTAGCAACCGGCAACTGCCTCCACACGCCCGGGCAGCGACTCGCGCCACCGCGTGCCTTTCAAGGCGCGACGGAGGAGCGCCGCGTTGGGGTGGATGGGCAGGAGCGCCGACGGAGGAGGGGCGAGACGGGTCAGCCACCTGCACACGGATGACCCGTCCAACCACCACCCCGTCGTACGGCGGGCTACCAGATACGCACTCGATCCTCAGGCGCCAGCCACATGCCGTCGGACTCCGCGGTTCCGAATGCCTGGTGGAAGGCGTCGATGTTGCGGACGACCGCGTTGCAGCGGAACTCCGGCGGGGAGTGCGGGTCGATCGCGAGACGGCGGATCGCTTCGGCCTCGCGAGCTTTGCTGGACCAGCCGAGGGCCCAGGCGAGGAAGAAGCGTTGGGGGCCGGTGAGCCCGTCCACGGTCGGGAACTCCGCGTCACCCAGCGAGAGCGTGTAGGCGACGTAGGCGATCGACAGGCCGCCGAGGTCGCCGATGTTCTCGCCGAGGGTCAGCTCGCCGTTGACCGTGTGGCCAGGCGCGTCGGTCGGCTCCAGTACGTCGTACTGCGCGACGAGCTTCGCGGTACGCACCTCGAAGGCGGCGCGATCCTCGTCGGTCCACCAGTCGCTGAGATTGCCCTCGCCGTCGTACTTCGAGCCCTGGTCGTCGAAGCCGTGGCCGATCTCATGACCGATCACGGCGCCGATCGAGCCGTAGTTGACCGCGTCGTCGGCATCCAGGTCGAAGAACGGCGGGTGCAGGATCGCGGCCGGGAAGACGATCTCGTTCATCCGCGGGTTGTAGTACGCGTTGACCGTCTGCGGCGTCATCAGCCACTCGGTCTTGTCGATCGGCTGCCCCAGCTTGGCCAGGTCGCGCTCGGTCTCCACCGCGACCGAGCGGCGGATGTTGCCGACCAGGTCGTCGGCGCTGACCTCGAGGCCGCTGTAGTTCTTCCACTTGTCCGGGTAGCCGATCTTCGGCGTGAAGGTGGCGAGCTTGTCGAGCGCGCGCCGCCGGGTCTCCGGACCCATCCAGTCGAGCGCTTCGATCCGTTGCCGATAGGCCTCGACCAGGTGTCCGACCAGCTCGACCATCCGGGCCTTGGCGGCCGGCGGGAAGTGCTCGGCCACATACAACTGGCCGACCGCCTCACCGAGCGCGGAGTCGACCACGCCCAGGCCGCGCTTCCAGCGCTCACGCAGCTCCGGCGCGCCGGTCAGGGTCTTGCCGTAGAAGGCGAAGTTCTCGTCGACGAAGGCCTGGCTCAGCAGCGGCGCGGCGCCGTGCACGATGCGCCAGCTCAGCCACTCCTTCCAGTGCTCCAGGTCGATCTCCTGCAGGGCCCCGGCGGCCGCGGTCAGGTAGTCCGGTTGACGAACCACCAGTTGCGCGAAGGCCGAGTCGGGGACACCGGCGTTGGACAGCCAGATGGCCCAGTCGAAGCCGGGGGTGAGCGCTTCGAGCCCGGCCCGGTCGACCTTGTTGTAGGTCGCGGTGACGTCGCGGTTGCTCACCCGGTCCCAGTGGCCCTTGGCCAGCCGGGTCTCGAGCGCCATGATCCGCTCGGCGGCAGCGCTGGGGTCTGGCAGGCCGGCGAGCTCGAGCATCCGGGCGACGTGCGCGACGTACGCCGTACGCACCTCGGCGAAGGAGTCCTCCCGGTAGTAGGACTCGTCCGGCAGGCTGATGCCGCCCTGGCTGGCGTAGATAATGTACTCGTCGGACTTCTTCGCGTCGATGTCCGCGCCGTAGTAGAAGACCCCAGGGACGCCCTGCAGCTCCAACTGCCCGAGCGCGGCGACCAGGCTGTCCACGTCTTTCACCGAGGCGGCCAGCTCGAGCTGGTCGGCGATCGGAGCGGCGCCGAGCCGCTCGATCGTCCCGGTGTCCATGAAGCTGGTGAACAGGTCACCGATCTTGCGCGCCTCGCTGCCGGCCGGCTGCTCCGCGGCCGTGGCCGCGACCTGCTCGACGATCGTCCGGACGTCGCGCTCCGCGCTGTCCAGCAGCGCGTGAAATGCGCCGTAGATCGCCTTGTCCGCCGGGATCTCCGTGCGGTCCAGCCACGGCCCGTTGGCATACCGGTACAGGTCGTCCTGCGGCCGGACCGTCGTGGACAGATCCGAGCTGTCGATCCCTGCTGTCATTCCTGCCCCACTCCTCGTCACCGGTGGATCCGGCCTGG encodes:
- a CDS encoding type IV toxin-antitoxin system AbiEi family antitoxin domain-containing protein, which codes for MMRALDVLETLELLGSGRWGLVTTIQAAEAGVSKMQLSRLTDRGTLHRVRHGVYALPSAETGPLQGLHAAWLATGSQPAGNQPLTVVSGESAAAVHGLGDLLPSTYEFTTAVRRQTTQPDIRYRKRDLPDDDVIQVDGLPVTTAARTINDLATGSTDFDHLATVVRDAISIANVPPLALVRALEPAAERFGVPDGVALLSAALKATGYQPDLQNLELSPALRESVLQALAPQLKSAVSEAVAEQLRQLTTQKERTTKRRPPAGEIGQR
- a CDS encoding M13 family metallopeptidase, with amino-acid sequence MTAGIDSSDLSTTVRPQDDLYRYANGPWLDRTEIPADKAIYGAFHALLDSAERDVRTIVEQVAATAAEQPAGSEARKIGDLFTSFMDTGTIERLGAAPIADQLELAASVKDVDSLVAALGQLELQGVPGVFYYGADIDAKKSDEYIIYASQGGISLPDESYYREDSFAEVRTAYVAHVARMLELAGLPDPSAAAERIMALETRLAKGHWDRVSNRDVTATYNKVDRAGLEALTPGFDWAIWLSNAGVPDSAFAQLVVRQPDYLTAAAGALQEIDLEHWKEWLSWRIVHGAAPLLSQAFVDENFAFYGKTLTGAPELRERWKRGLGVVDSALGEAVGQLYVAEHFPPAAKARMVELVGHLVEAYRQRIEALDWMGPETRRRALDKLATFTPKIGYPDKWKNYSGLEVSADDLVGNIRRSVAVETERDLAKLGQPIDKTEWLMTPQTVNAYYNPRMNEIVFPAAILHPPFFDLDADDAVNYGSIGAVIGHEIGHGFDDQGSKYDGEGNLSDWWTDEDRAAFEVRTAKLVAQYDVLEPTDAPGHTVNGELTLGENIGDLGGLSIAYVAYTLSLGDAEFPTVDGLTGPQRFFLAWALGWSSKAREAEAIRRLAIDPHSPPEFRCNAVVRNIDAFHQAFGTAESDGMWLAPEDRVRIW